Proteins from one Lachnospiraceae bacterium KGMB03038 genomic window:
- a CDS encoding amidohydrolase family protein encodes MKVLKNCRFIPELVEGYEGTSGDILVEDGRILEVTEGKDAYPEDAEVYDMGGKYALPGFFDMHIHLSLSGGDTLIDNAKSPVQQTLDAVKFAQDSLYAGFTTIRDVGSCYNVAVDLRNAINDGKITGPNIIACGKIITPTESGNEFFADMYEEADGPEEILKAVRNEMKKGADFIKIMGTGAVMNPGGEPGQPIYTLDELKAVVEAAKFKDTYVATHCHGTQAIKNSIIAGVHTIEHASVLDDEAIEMLKGNEDTFIIPTLNVIYGLVDSVPESSTFMMAKAKWVMERIKIGIRKAYDAGLLLGFGTDQGATPLRHGKNGAEFVLRKEFWDMKEIDILKQATINNAIIAGCDKDYGTIKAGKVADIVGIDGNPIEDISRCRDNVEVVVKSGELVKGK; translated from the coding sequence ATGAAGGTATTAAAAAACTGCAGATTTATCCCTGAATTGGTGGAAGGTTATGAGGGAACTTCCGGAGATATCCTGGTAGAAGACGGCCGGATCCTGGAAGTGACCGAAGGAAAGGACGCTTATCCAGAAGACGCGGAAGTGTACGATATGGGCGGAAAGTATGCGCTGCCGGGATTCTTTGACATGCATATTCACCTTTCCCTGTCTGGCGGAGACACTTTGATCGATAACGCGAAAAGCCCGGTACAGCAGACACTGGATGCGGTGAAATTTGCTCAGGACAGCTTATACGCCGGATTTACCACCATCCGTGATGTGGGAAGCTGCTACAATGTGGCAGTAGATCTGCGGAACGCGATCAATGACGGAAAGATTACAGGTCCTAACATTATTGCTTGCGGAAAGATCATTACGCCTACAGAGAGCGGAAATGAGTTCTTTGCGGATATGTATGAAGAAGCAGATGGACCGGAAGAAATCTTAAAAGCAGTCCGCAATGAGATGAAAAAAGGCGCGGATTTCATTAAGATCATGGGAACCGGAGCCGTTATGAATCCAGGCGGAGAACCGGGACAGCCGATTTATACTCTTGACGAGCTGAAAGCAGTAGTAGAAGCCGCAAAATTCAAAGATACTTATGTAGCGACTCACTGTCATGGAACACAGGCTATCAAGAACTCCATCATCGCGGGAGTACACACCATTGAGCATGCTTCCGTTCTTGACGATGAGGCAATTGAAATGCTGAAAGGGAACGAGGATACCTTTATCATTCCAACACTGAACGTTATTTACGGACTGGTGGACAGCGTACCGGAGTCTTCCACCTTTATGATGGCAAAAGCAAAATGGGTAATGGAACGTATTAAAATAGGAATCCGCAAAGCATACGATGCAGGTCTCCTTCTTGGATTTGGTACCGACCAGGGAGCAACACCTCTCAGACATGGAAAGAACGGCGCGGAGTTCGTGCTGAGAAAAGAATTCTGGGATATGAAAGAAATTGATATCCTGAAACAGGCTACCATCAACAACGCGATCATCGCTGGCTGCGATAAAGATTACGGTACGATCAAAGCTGGTAAAGTAGCGGATATCGTAGGAATCGACGGAAATCCGATCGAGGATATCTCAAGATGTCGTGATAACGTAGAAGTTGTTGTAAAGAGCGGCGAGTTAGTAAAAGGAAAGTAA
- the glpK gene encoding glycerol kinase GlpK produces the protein MAKYVMALDAGTTSNRCILFNEKGEICSVAQKEFTQYFPHPGWVEHDADEIWSCQLGVAVEAMSKIGAEAKDIAAIGITNQRETVVVWDKTTGEPVYHAIVWQCRRTAKYCDKLKEEGWTETFRQKTGLIIDAYFSATKIRWILEHVDGAREKAQKGELLFGTVETWLIWKLTKGRVHVTDYSNASRTMLFNINTLEWDQEILDVIEIPASMLPEVKPSSCVYGEADAAFFGGPIPIGGAAGDQQSALFGQTCFMPGEAKNTYGTGCFLLMNTGEKPVFSQHGLVTTIAWGVDGQVTYALEGSIFVAGAAIQWLRDELRLIDSSEDSEYMAQKVEDSGGCYVVPAFTGLGAPYWDQYARGTIVGLTRGVNKYHIIRATLESLAYQVNDVLKAMEADSGISLSALKVDGGASANNFLMQTQADLINAPVERPSCIETTAMGAAYLAGLAVGYWKNKEDVIQNWSIDRVFEPRIPEEKRKKMLKGWKKAVKYAFDWAKEED, from the coding sequence ATGGCAAAATATGTGATGGCGCTGGATGCCGGGACCACCAGTAACCGCTGTATCCTGTTTAATGAAAAGGGAGAGATCTGCAGTGTGGCCCAGAAGGAATTTACCCAATATTTTCCACATCCTGGATGGGTAGAGCATGATGCGGACGAGATCTGGTCCTGTCAGCTTGGCGTGGCGGTAGAGGCTATGAGCAAGATCGGCGCGGAGGCGAAAGATATTGCGGCGATCGGGATCACCAATCAAAGAGAAACGGTGGTCGTGTGGGATAAAACCACTGGAGAGCCGGTGTATCACGCGATCGTCTGGCAGTGCAGAAGAACGGCCAAGTACTGTGACAAGCTGAAGGAAGAAGGATGGACAGAGACTTTCCGCCAGAAAACGGGACTGATCATAGATGCCTATTTCTCAGCCACTAAGATCCGCTGGATCCTGGAACACGTGGATGGGGCAAGAGAAAAAGCGCAGAAGGGAGAGCTTCTCTTTGGAACGGTGGAAACCTGGCTGATCTGGAAGCTGACAAAAGGCAGGGTCCATGTGACGGATTATTCCAATGCCTCACGGACCATGCTGTTTAATATCAATACCTTAGAATGGGATCAGGAGATTCTGGATGTTATAGAGATCCCTGCTTCGATGCTTCCGGAAGTAAAGCCTTCCAGCTGCGTTTACGGGGAGGCGGACGCCGCTTTCTTCGGCGGGCCTATTCCCATTGGAGGAGCCGCGGGAGATCAGCAGTCCGCACTCTTTGGCCAGACTTGCTTTATGCCGGGAGAAGCGAAAAATACGTATGGTACGGGCTGTTTCCTTCTGATGAATACCGGAGAGAAGCCGGTGTTTTCCCAGCACGGTCTGGTAACCACGATCGCGTGGGGTGTAGACGGACAAGTGACGTACGCGCTGGAAGGTTCGATCTTTGTGGCGGGAGCGGCAATCCAATGGCTGCGGGATGAACTGCGGCTGATTGATTCTTCGGAAGATTCAGAATATATGGCACAGAAAGTAGAAGACAGCGGGGGATGTTATGTGGTGCCTGCATTTACAGGTTTGGGCGCGCCATACTGGGATCAGTATGCGAGAGGGACTATTGTAGGCCTGACCAGAGGGGTGAATAAATACCACATTATTCGAGCAACTCTGGAATCTCTTGCTTATCAGGTAAATGATGTTCTAAAAGCCATGGAGGCAGATTCGGGGATTTCTTTAAGCGCGCTGAAAGTAGACGGAGGCGCAAGCGCCAATAATTTCCTGATGCAGACCCAGGCAGATCTTATCAACGCGCCGGTGGAGCGGCCTTCCTGTATCGAGACTACGGCTATGGGGGCGGCATATCTGGCCGGCTTGGCGGTTGGATATTGGAAGAATAAAGAAGATGTGATCCAAAACTGGTCCATTGACCGGGTGTTTGAGCCCAGGATACCGGAAGAGAAAAGAAAGAAGATGTTAAAAGGCTGGAAGAAAGCGGTAAAGTATGCTTTCGACTGGGCGAAAGAAGAGGACTAG
- a CDS encoding NAD(P)/FAD-dependent oxidoreductase, with translation MYDILIIGAGVSGCGAARELARYQAKICVLEREEDVCEGTSKANSGIIHAGFDAKPGSLKAKMNVRGNQMMDQAAEELEIPFVRNGSLVVCTDSAREKELERLMESGRKNGVPGLRILKKEELRQLEPNISERAWAALYAPTGGIVCPFELNLALAENACENGVEFRFRQEVTEIVRERDNYAVKTKSGESYKGKIVINAAGVYADQIHNLVCGEKMEIIPRKGEYMLLDKTAGEHVSRTIFTLPGPYGKGVLVTPTVHGNLLVGPTAEDIRDKEGVNTTREGLEKVQEKCREAVRDIPLKQVITSFAGLRAHEPGDDFVIQESEDGFFDCGGIESPGLTSCLAIGELLGEMVSRKLCLPRKDEFHPFRKGIIRPEELSLEDRSRLIQENPAYGNIVCRCEMISEGEILEAIHRPLGAKTMDGIKRRVRAGMGRCQGGFCSPKVMELLSREQKIDMLEIRKSGPDSRMLEGRIRDGISGGQEDEDI, from the coding sequence ATGTATGATATTTTGATCATCGGAGCGGGAGTCTCTGGATGCGGAGCGGCCAGAGAACTGGCAAGGTATCAGGCGAAAATATGCGTGCTGGAGCGAGAAGAGGATGTCTGCGAAGGAACTTCAAAGGCAAACAGCGGAATCATCCATGCGGGGTTTGACGCAAAGCCAGGTTCCCTGAAAGCAAAGATGAATGTGCGCGGAAATCAGATGATGGATCAGGCGGCAGAAGAATTGGAGATTCCTTTCGTAAGGAATGGTTCTCTGGTGGTTTGTACAGATTCAGCCAGGGAAAAAGAATTGGAACGTCTTATGGAAAGTGGCAGAAAGAATGGAGTTCCAGGACTGCGGATCCTCAAAAAAGAAGAGCTGCGTCAACTGGAACCCAATATTTCAGAAAGGGCATGGGCGGCTCTTTATGCGCCTACAGGAGGAATCGTCTGTCCTTTTGAATTGAATCTGGCGCTGGCTGAAAATGCCTGTGAGAACGGCGTGGAATTCCGGTTTAGACAGGAAGTGACGGAAATAGTAAGAGAGAGGGACAACTATGCTGTCAAGACCAAGTCGGGGGAAAGCTATAAAGGAAAGATTGTGATCAATGCGGCGGGAGTGTATGCGGATCAGATCCATAATCTGGTCTGTGGAGAAAAGATGGAGATCATCCCAAGAAAAGGGGAATACATGCTTCTTGACAAAACGGCGGGCGAACATGTCTCTCGAACTATCTTTACCCTGCCAGGCCCGTATGGAAAAGGAGTGCTTGTAACGCCGACGGTACATGGGAATCTTCTTGTAGGCCCGACAGCGGAGGATATCCGGGACAAGGAGGGGGTTAATACCACAAGAGAAGGTTTGGAGAAGGTTCAAGAGAAATGCCGGGAGGCGGTCCGGGATATTCCGCTGAAGCAGGTGATCACTTCTTTTGCGGGGCTTCGCGCTCACGAGCCGGGAGACGATTTTGTGATACAGGAGTCAGAAGATGGATTTTTCGACTGTGGAGGTATTGAATCCCCAGGTCTTACGTCTTGCCTTGCGATCGGAGAACTGCTGGGAGAAATGGTGAGCAGGAAACTTTGCCTTCCCCGTAAGGACGAGTTCCATCCATTCCGCAAAGGGATCATAAGGCCAGAGGAGCTGTCTTTGGAAGATAGGAGCCGGCTGATCCAGGAGAATCCCGCATATGGGAATATTGTGTGCCGGTGCGAGATGATTTCAGAAGGAGAGATATTAGAAGCGATCCACAGGCCTCTCGGCGCAAAGACGATGGATGGTATCAAGCGAAGAGTGCGGGCAGGAATGGGACGCTGCCAGGGAGGTTTTTGCTCGCCAAAAGTAATGGAATTGCTGTCACGGGAGCAAAAGATCGATATGCTGGAAATCCGAAAATCGGGTCCGGATTCCAGAATGTTGGAGGGACGCATCAGAGATGGCATATCAGGAGGGCAAGAAGATGAAGATATATGA
- a CDS encoding FAD-binding protein, which yields MKIYDVAVIGGGPAGLAAALAAKGQGAEKILILERDSVLGGILNQCIHNGFGLHTFKEELTGPEYAWRYIEQVQKEKIPYRLDSMVVGIHVEEKRKILTVMSRERGMEQIEARALILAMGCRERPRGALNVPGFRPAGIYTAGTAQRLVNMEGYMPGRQIVILGSGDIGLIMARRMTLEGAKVKAVVEILPKSGGLQRNIVQCLEDYGIPLKLNHTVVDIFGKEHIEGVTLAQVDERKIPIPGTEEFYACDTLLLSVGLIPENELTKEAGAEMDEKTGGPVVDERLETTVPGMFACGNVLHVHDLVDHVSQEAEKAGRCAAMYLEEIEQRILSK from the coding sequence ATGAAGATATATGATGTGGCAGTCATTGGCGGCGGCCCGGCAGGTCTTGCGGCGGCTTTGGCGGCGAAAGGCCAGGGAGCGGAGAAGATTTTGATCCTGGAAAGAGACAGTGTTCTTGGGGGGATCTTAAATCAATGCATCCACAATGGATTTGGCCTGCACACATTTAAAGAAGAGCTGACAGGTCCGGAGTATGCCTGGAGATATATTGAACAGGTGCAGAAAGAAAAAATTCCATACAGACTTGACTCGATGGTAGTGGGAATCCATGTGGAAGAAAAAAGGAAGATCCTTACCGTTATGAGCCGGGAAAGAGGAATGGAGCAGATTGAGGCCAGAGCGCTCATTCTTGCGATGGGCTGCAGAGAAAGACCAAGAGGCGCGCTGAATGTGCCGGGATTTCGGCCGGCCGGTATCTATACGGCGGGAACCGCGCAAAGATTGGTAAATATGGAAGGATATATGCCGGGCCGCCAGATCGTGATTCTAGGATCTGGGGATATCGGTTTGATCATGGCAAGAAGAATGACGTTGGAAGGAGCCAAGGTAAAAGCTGTGGTGGAGATTCTTCCAAAGTCAGGCGGTCTTCAGAGGAATATCGTCCAATGTCTGGAGGATTATGGGATTCCATTGAAATTAAATCACACGGTAGTGGATATTTTTGGAAAAGAGCATATCGAGGGTGTTACCCTTGCTCAAGTAGATGAACGGAAAATTCCGATTCCTGGGACGGAAGAATTCTATGCCTGTGATACACTGCTTCTTTCTGTGGGGCTGATACCGGAAAATGAGCTGACGAAAGAGGCGGGGGCGGAGATGGACGAAAAAACGGGCGGACCGGTGGTGGATGAACGTCTGGAAACAACAGTCCCCGGAATGTTTGCCTGTGGAAATGTGCTGCATGTCCATGATCTTGTGGATCATGTTTCACAAGAGGCAGAAAAAGCCGGCCGCTGCGCGGCCATGTATCTGGAAGAAATTGAACAGAGAATTCTTTCAAAATAA
- a CDS encoding DUF1667 domain-containing protein translates to MEKIQMTCIICPNGCQMTVEAEDGEVMDVEGNRCMRGYIYAQKEITDPTRTVTTTLEVEGGILPRVSVKTAGEIPKEKIMDCMEQIKNLKVQAPVRIGDILLTNVADTGTNLVATVNVPKK, encoded by the coding sequence ATGGAAAAAATACAGATGACTTGTATTATCTGTCCTAACGGCTGTCAAATGACGGTTGAAGCTGAGGATGGAGAAGTCATGGACGTGGAGGGAAACCGATGTATGCGGGGATATATCTACGCTCAGAAAGAGATTACGGATCCCACACGGACAGTGACCACGACCCTGGAAGTAGAAGGAGGCATACTTCCAAGAGTATCTGTCAAAACGGCGGGAGAGATTCCTAAAGAAAAGATCATGGACTGTATGGAACAGATTAAAAATCTGAAAGTCCAAGCGCCGGTGCGGATTGGAGATATATTGCTGACAAATGTGGCGGACACCGGAACAAATCTTGTGGCAACGGTGAATGTGCCTAAGAAATAG
- a CDS encoding 6-phosphofructokinase, whose amino-acid sequence MKRNVIVGQSGGPTAAINSSLAGVYRTAKDRGAKKVYGMLHGIQGLLEEKYIDLADHIQTELDAELLKRTPAAFLGSCRYKLPEIHEDRAVYDKIFAILDKLDIEAFIYIGGNDSMDTIKKLSDYAIITGHPTRFVGCPKTIDNDLALTDHTPGYGSAAKYIGTSMKEIIRDGFCLEYEKGIVTIVEIMGRNAGWLTGATALSEGEDCEGPDLIYLPEVTFDLKKFGEKVKKLLEIKPSIVVAVSEGIRTADGNYVCELGNSIDFVDAFGHKQLSGTASYLASYIAGEIGCKTRAIELSTLQRSASHAASRVDILEAYQVGGAAVKAADEGDSGKMVVLQRLSDDPYQCGTEVKDVHKIANDEKLVPREWVNKEGTYVTSEFISYVRPLIQGDVSPVMVDGIPRHLYTPKELSHR is encoded by the coding sequence ATGAAAAGAAACGTGATTGTCGGACAATCCGGAGGTCCGACGGCAGCCATTAATTCAAGTCTGGCCGGCGTATATCGTACGGCGAAAGACAGAGGAGCGAAAAAAGTATATGGAATGCTCCATGGGATCCAGGGACTGCTGGAAGAGAAATACATTGATCTGGCAGATCATATCCAAACAGAATTGGATGCGGAGCTTCTGAAGCGGACGCCTGCCGCATTCCTTGGTTCCTGCCGGTATAAACTGCCGGAGATCCATGAAGACAGAGCGGTCTATGATAAGATTTTCGCGATCTTGGATAAACTGGATATCGAAGCGTTTATCTATATCGGCGGAAACGACTCCATGGACACCATCAAGAAGCTTTCCGATTACGCGATCATTACCGGGCATCCCACCCGGTTTGTGGGCTGTCCGAAGACGATCGATAACGACCTTGCCCTGACCGATCATACGCCGGGATACGGAAGCGCGGCAAAATATATCGGTACCTCAATGAAGGAGATCATCCGGGATGGATTCTGCCTGGAATATGAAAAAGGCATTGTGACGATCGTAGAGATCATGGGGCGCAACGCCGGATGGCTGACGGGCGCGACGGCCCTGTCTGAAGGGGAAGACTGTGAAGGGCCAGATCTGATCTATCTGCCGGAAGTTACTTTTGATCTGAAGAAATTTGGTGAAAAAGTGAAAAAGCTTTTGGAGATCAAGCCCTCCATTGTAGTCGCTGTATCAGAAGGAATCCGTACAGCAGACGGCAACTATGTATGCGAACTGGGAAACAGCATCGATTTTGTAGATGCTTTTGGCCATAAACAATTGTCAGGTACTGCTTCTTATCTGGCCAGCTATATTGCCGGCGAGATCGGCTGTAAGACCCGCGCCATCGAGCTGAGTACCTTACAGCGTTCCGCCTCCCACGCGGCGTCCAGAGTAGATATCCTGGAAGCTTATCAGGTAGGCGGCGCGGCGGTAAAGGCCGCGGATGAAGGAGATTCCGGAAAGATGGTAGTACTCCAGAGACTTTCTGACGACCCCTATCAGTGCGGAACAGAGGTAAAGGATGTGCATAAGATCGCAAACGATGAGAAACTTGTGCCAAGAGAGTGGGTCAACAAAGAAGGAACCTATGTGACCAGCGAATTTATCTCTTATGTAAGACCGCTGATCCAGGGAGACGTATCACCAGTCATGGTAGATGGAATCCCAAGGCATCTATACACTCCGAAAGAGTTAAGCCACAGATAA